CTCGAGAACTACTGGGGTGCGACGAACGGGCCATCGAGCTTCGGTGGCCCAGAAGAACCCCTCACCGATCCCGAGACGGGCCGACCGGCCGACGGGGACGGCGATGCCGTCTCGGAGGGTCTCGACGAGGGGATCGCCAACGTCCGTTTCGACCCGTTCCTCGAGACGTCGCTCGACGACGTCGGTGCCGACCTCGATTAGGAGGGTGGTCGGGCGGAGAGCCGCACGGGAGGCGGTGCGAACCGACGTCGACCGCCGATCACCCCTCCTCGGGCGGCTCGAAGATCGACGGATCGTCGTGGGTGAACGTGACGATGTCGCCGGAGAGTCGTCTGAGATACGTGTGGAGCCGTCCCCGCTCGCGAGCACGCGAGAGGACCTCCCTCCCCGCCCCCCAGCCGTAGTACGCCGGGAAGGCGAGTGCGACCTCCTCGCGCTCGTCGACGAGGACGAGCACCAGTAAGACCGTCGACCCCTCGCGCGCGCTGTAGACCTCAGACGAGTCGAAGGCGACGCCTCGATCGACCAGGTCGAAGACGGTCTCGAACTCGCTGCCGGGCAACAGCACGTCCAGCCCTTCCCGGTCGCCGGACTCGCCCGTGAGTAGCGTGACGTCGCCCGGATGCAGCGCGTGGGCCTCGAAACCCCGTTCGTCGTACTCCGTCACGATCGCCTCGACGTCGCCCGAGAGCGCCTCCCAGTGGGCGCTCGCGACCTTCGTCGCCCTGTCTGGACCCTTCATACGCGCTCGGGGTGGGCGACGGTGAAAAGGATACTGTCTCCGATCACGTCCGGACGTTCTTCCCGACCGCCGGGCCGAACCCCTCGCGGGCGTCGTAGACGACCGTGCCTCGGACCATCGTCCACTCCGGGAAGACGCCCTCGCTCCCCTCGTACGGCGTCCACCCGCAGTTCGAGTGCAGGTCCTTCCCCCGGATCTCGGTTTCGGAACCCGGGTCGACGAGCACGAGGTCGGCGTCAGATCCCTCGGCGATTCGCCCCTTCCCGGGGAGTCCGAACACGCGCGCGGGGGCGCTCGCGGTGAGATCCCGTACCCGTTCGATGCTCAGATCCCCGCGTGCGGCCGCGGCGAGCAGCAGGGGGAGCATCGTCTCCACGCCAGGGACGCCGCTCGGCGCGTCGTGGATCGTCGCCTCCTTCTCCTCGGCCGTGTGTGGGGCGTGGTCAGTCGCGATCAGGTCGACGGAGCCGTCGGCGACCCGTTCGGCGACGCCCGCACGGCGCTCCTCGCTCCGAAGCGGCGGGTTCATCCGGCCGTACGTGCCCAGATCGGAGAGGTCCTCGCGCGAGAGGAAGAGGTGGTGGGGACAGACCTCGCAGCTCGCGCCGCCCGCGTTCGCGGCGTCGATCCCCTCGGGCGTCGAGGTGTGTGCGACGTGGAGGTCCGCGCCGACGTCGTTCGCCACCTCGCAGGCGGTCTCGATCGCTGCGGCCTCCGCCTCGGCGGTCCGGAACACGCTCCAGGCGTCGGCGTCCGCCTCGCGGCCGACCCCCTCTCCGGCGCGCCCGAGTGCCTCCTCGTCGAACAGCGTCGCGTCCTCGGCGTGGACCGTGATCGGCACCTCGGCGTCGGCCGCACGCTCGGCGGCCTCGGCGAACAGCTCGGTGTCGATCCCCATCTCGCCCGTGGAGTCGGCCAGGAAGACCTCGCCGAGCGCGAAGATCGGCCGCGAGAACAGCTCCTCGGGGTTCCAGTCCGCTGTGACGCCGCCGTTGATCCCGTACTCCACGTAGGAGTTCTCGGCTAGCAACGCCTTCTCGTCGAAGCTCTCGCCGTCGACCGTCGGCGGCTCCGTGTTCGGCTGGTCGACGGCGCAGGTCACGCCGCCCGCGGCGGCGCTGCGCGAGCCCGTCTCCCAGGTCTCCTTGTGGGGAAAGCCCGGCTCACGGAAGTGGACGTGGACGTCGATCGCGCCGGGGAGCAGGAGCTTTCCGCCCGCGTCGATCGTCTCCCCTCTCCCCGAACGGAGATCTGCATCGAC
This region of Halalkalicoccus sp. CGA53 genomic DNA includes:
- a CDS encoding DUF7529 family protein, which gives rise to MKGPDRATKVASAHWEALSGDVEAIVTEYDERGFEAHALHPGDVTLLTGESGDREGLDVLLPGSEFETVFDLVDRGVAFDSSEVYSAREGSTVLLVLVLVDEREEVALAFPAYYGWGAGREVLSRARERGRLHTYLRRLSGDIVTFTHDDPSIFEPPEEG
- a CDS encoding dihydroorotase, translating into MIVQDARLADGRSVDVRIEGEKITAVDADLRSGRGETIDAGGKLLLPGAIDVHVHFREPGFPHKETWETGSRSAAAGGVTCAVDQPNTEPPTVDGESFDEKALLAENSYVEYGINGGVTADWNPEELFSRPIFALGEVFLADSTGEMGIDTELFAEAAERAADAEVPITVHAEDATLFDEEALGRAGEGVGREADADAWSVFRTAEAEAAAIETACEVANDVGADLHVAHTSTPEGIDAANAGGASCEVCPHHLFLSREDLSDLGTYGRMNPPLRSEERRAGVAERVADGSVDLIATDHAPHTAEEKEATIHDAPSGVPGVETMLPLLLAAAARGDLSIERVRDLTASAPARVFGLPGKGRIAEGSDADLVLVDPGSETEIRGKDLHSNCGWTPYEGSEGVFPEWTMVRGTVVYDAREGFGPAVGKNVRT